In Vibrio bathopelagicus, one DNA window encodes the following:
- a CDS encoding 1-pyrroline-5-carboxylate dehydrogenase encodes MVHQVTGFSDALLAWEQWNLTDFDHKSAQVLSFKSEIESQSKPLAAVATYHLEQASALLSEQHLMAGPTGETNELYAAGRGVALVIVDDCEEKVPALQTAMAMITAALLAGNSVQLCSDDVQFNTLIADAAKQANLPTNLVQVASYDAAQQLLSCDVRSAGYVGNSQTAQAINLQLAKRDGAIVGLVAETDLTAMNVANDPHLSLRFITERTRTINITAVGGNATLLELGSEAH; translated from the coding sequence ATGGTTCATCAAGTGACAGGTTTTTCTGATGCTTTGTTAGCGTGGGAACAATGGAATCTTACCGACTTTGATCATAAGAGTGCTCAGGTACTTTCATTTAAATCAGAGATCGAGAGTCAATCTAAGCCTTTGGCGGCGGTGGCGACTTATCACCTAGAGCAAGCGTCTGCACTGCTTTCTGAACAACATCTAATGGCTGGCCCTACGGGCGAAACCAATGAGCTGTATGCCGCTGGTCGTGGTGTGGCTTTAGTGATTGTTGATGATTGTGAAGAGAAAGTGCCCGCACTGCAAACCGCAATGGCAATGATTACCGCTGCACTACTGGCTGGTAACAGTGTTCAATTGTGCAGTGATGACGTGCAGTTCAACACATTAATTGCAGATGCCGCGAAACAAGCGAATCTGCCAACGAACTTGGTGCAAGTTGCCTCGTATGACGCTGCTCAACAGCTGCTGTCTTGCGATGTACGAAGCGCAGGTTACGTTGGTAATTCACAAACGGCTCAAGCTATCAATTTACAACTTGCTAAGCGTGACGGTGCAATCGTCGGTTTAGTAGCTGAAACGGATCTGACCGCAATGAATGTTGCTAATGATCCACACCTATCGCTGCGCTTCATTACCGAGCGTACGCGAACTATAAATATAACAGCCGTGGGCGGTAATGCGACCTTGCTCGAACTTGGAAGCGAAGCTCACTAA
- a CDS encoding formylglycine-generating enzyme family protein translates to MRQGFPALLFALAPCLMTPAVFAEATPPAITSSVTDIESALFEKHADLTAIEKKLADKQNQVDNHAQQSARVAKLTAKAEQDLAKAKVNLEQDYARMIDEPDFDISLAQNAFQGAWKTVKENKLAMSDSEQKQQGLVMELEAIQAEKAAAEASIAHLNQDKLRARAERLRNELTQTEEQTVSFTNRCSSDMTLAQCSDQTVTLALQKAVKQFQHSLVDNATESKAVKEHLASASLNIHVLQHKVKSSGFSEDNRYRAVIAANLETRPDKNTPCRLLGIQSSNCFTQSEQQANDQQKEVAWVNLVVRSNQYNDKVSINGVKYGSTPVEVMLPTGQHMITIEKEGYLSFHQELKIARDHNLRAVLRAKQNSLNVGTKFADPIKANAQSPEMIVVGSGRYLLGENNAQQVTIKKPFALAATPIRVRDFKAFAESTGYETDAELMNTCDTFTNAEITSVSDKHWQNPGFKQQDDSPVVCVSQNDAKAYTRWLSKNTGFTYRLPTPQEWEAAARAGQDTNFWWGNEFKSGKANTGWAGTPWSNVSTSPVKSFLPTPTGFYDMVGNVWEWTVSQKGLAKGGAWSFSPEEAKVFNELYVAPSTAANYLGFRVVREL, encoded by the coding sequence ATGCGCCAAGGTTTTCCAGCTCTACTATTTGCACTTGCTCCCTGCTTAATGACACCCGCTGTTTTCGCTGAAGCAACACCACCAGCGATCACGTCATCTGTCACCGACATTGAAAGCGCGCTTTTCGAAAAGCATGCCGACTTAACGGCTATCGAGAAAAAGCTCGCAGACAAACAAAATCAAGTCGATAACCATGCACAGCAATCTGCGCGTGTAGCAAAGCTGACCGCTAAAGCAGAACAAGACCTAGCAAAAGCGAAAGTGAACCTAGAGCAAGATTATGCTCGTATGATTGATGAACCTGACTTTGATATTTCACTTGCTCAAAACGCTTTCCAAGGGGCTTGGAAAACCGTAAAAGAGAACAAGCTTGCGATGTCTGACTCTGAACAGAAACAGCAAGGCTTGGTGATGGAACTCGAGGCTATTCAAGCAGAGAAAGCGGCAGCAGAAGCTTCAATCGCACACCTCAATCAAGACAAGCTAAGAGCAAGAGCCGAGCGACTAAGAAACGAGCTCACTCAGACGGAAGAACAGACGGTCAGCTTTACCAATCGTTGTAGCAGCGACATGACACTAGCGCAGTGTTCAGACCAAACCGTGACCTTGGCACTTCAAAAAGCCGTAAAACAATTCCAACATAGCCTCGTAGACAACGCGACTGAATCAAAAGCCGTGAAAGAGCACCTAGCGTCAGCTTCGTTGAATATTCACGTCCTGCAACACAAAGTGAAATCCTCTGGCTTCTCTGAAGATAACCGTTACCGAGCAGTAATTGCAGCGAACCTAGAAACTCGCCCAGACAAAAATACACCTTGTCGCCTGTTGGGTATTCAGTCATCAAACTGTTTCACACAAAGCGAGCAACAAGCCAACGACCAGCAAAAAGAAGTCGCTTGGGTTAACTTGGTGGTTCGTTCAAACCAATACAACGACAAGGTTTCTATCAACGGCGTGAAATATGGCAGCACACCCGTTGAGGTAATGTTACCTACTGGTCAGCACATGATCACCATCGAGAAAGAAGGCTACCTTTCTTTCCATCAAGAATTGAAAATCGCTCGCGACCACAACCTCAGAGCGGTGTTGCGAGCGAAACAAAACTCATTGAATGTTGGCACCAAGTTCGCTGATCCAATAAAAGCCAACGCTCAAAGCCCAGAAATGATTGTGGTAGGTTCAGGTCGTTACTTGTTAGGTGAAAACAACGCACAACAAGTCACCATTAAGAAGCCTTTCGCTCTTGCAGCGACACCAATACGAGTACGAGATTTTAAAGCGTTTGCAGAAAGCACAGGCTACGAGACAGACGCAGAGTTAATGAATACCTGCGACACCTTTACAAATGCAGAAATAACCTCAGTATCGGACAAGCATTGGCAAAACCCAGGCTTTAAACAACAAGACGACTCTCCCGTTGTTTGTGTTAGCCAGAATGATGCCAAAGCTTATACGCGTTGGTTGTCTAAAAACACCGGCTTCACTTATCGTCTACCAACACCACAAGAGTGGGAAGCGGCGGCAAGAGCAGGCCAAGATACTAACTTCTGGTGGGGCAACGAATTCAAGTCTGGCAAAGCGAATACAGGCTGGGCTGGCACACCTTGGTCAAACGTCAGCACTTCACCAGTTAAGTCGTTCTTACCAACGCCAACGGGCTTCTACGATATGGTTGGCAACGTATGGGAATGGACAGTCTCTCAGAAAGGTTTAGCAAAAGGCGGAGCGTGGAGCTTCTCACCTGAAGAAGCTAAGGTCTTTAATGAACTGTATGTCGCGCCTTCAACCGCAGCCAATTACCTAGGATTCCGAGTAGTACGAGAGCTATAA
- a CDS encoding helix-turn-helix domain-containing protein, translating to MPKPLLFPNLDLSPLGLTGPRPAEIITLPSHMDCHEHHYSQVVIGLKGQAEFEVSGKGNLVGPGQGCVVTASSDHAFGGVVGQSDILVLNLPMPSDDDPLMLEKINQLASSNIYFQLDAQIQKLIHMLVQEMQASPDDLLLSRACNDTVVALLQRHISAFETSIKDSRFDLEALDRYIELHLANKISVAQLAGSVFLGESQFHMLFKDQMGITPHQYVLGKRIDRSRRLIEQGNLSLGQVAELAGFSGQSSFTHTFSRLQGMSPSQYKKQISVK from the coding sequence ATGCCAAAACCTTTACTTTTTCCAAATCTAGACCTGTCCCCGCTAGGCCTTACTGGCCCTCGCCCCGCAGAGATCATTACGCTGCCATCGCATATGGATTGTCATGAACACCACTATTCTCAGGTGGTGATAGGTTTAAAAGGTCAGGCGGAATTTGAAGTAAGTGGTAAAGGCAATCTGGTTGGGCCCGGACAGGGTTGTGTGGTTACTGCTAGCTCTGATCATGCTTTCGGTGGTGTAGTCGGTCAGTCGGATATCTTGGTGCTTAATCTGCCAATGCCAAGTGACGATGACCCTTTGATGTTAGAGAAGATAAACCAACTGGCATCATCCAACATCTACTTCCAATTAGATGCGCAAATTCAAAAGCTTATTCATATGTTGGTGCAAGAGATGCAGGCGAGCCCTGATGATCTGTTATTGAGTCGCGCGTGTAATGATACGGTGGTTGCGCTGCTGCAGAGACATATCTCGGCATTTGAAACCTCGATTAAAGACTCTCGTTTTGATCTAGAAGCGTTGGATCGTTATATCGAGCTCCATTTAGCAAACAAGATATCAGTTGCACAATTGGCGGGCAGTGTGTTCTTGGGTGAAAGCCAGTTCCACATGCTTTTCAAAGATCAAATGGGCATTACCCCTCACCAGTATGTTTTAGGAAAGCGTATCGACCGCTCTCGACGCCTTATTGAACAAGGGAATCTTAGCCTTGGTCAGGTCGCTGAACTGGCTGGTTTCTCCGGTCAATCGTCCTTTACTCACACCTTTTCTCGCCTTCAAGGCATGTCACCATCTCAATACAAAAAGCAAATTTCTGTTAAATAA
- a CDS encoding PEGA domain-containing protein, whose amino-acid sequence MTNFRISALLLALSPLWVSASVSAEELNQVDPVSAIDAKLTEKNSDIERISATKVSATENLKQLQNKNSKLLREGEELKAKRNRAKSVLDKQYSRLLEDPETDLVSFQKSYQDAWAAVKENQSSQLDNQQAMNEGEIHLSQIKQKQARLNNELANLRESKVEARVKRIATELRESAVLETSYTTTCASTMTLGECTSQGKHLTNQKAVQTFKSQLLEQLTESTLAKQNLQGVQLNIHVQDSQAIKSGFSGNNAYFMQIQAQLQAKPEAIAACNLLNVSTRYCLTGSQAAVVKKNDKQWANVTVRSDQYNDSVTINGIKYGSTPIEVALPSGRHQVTISKQGYESYNRSVTINGSDTIWVKLLPSKQS is encoded by the coding sequence ATGACTAACTTTCGAATTTCAGCGCTTTTACTCGCGCTATCCCCACTTTGGGTATCTGCATCGGTATCCGCTGAAGAACTGAATCAAGTCGATCCTGTTTCAGCTATCGATGCAAAGCTAACAGAGAAAAACTCAGATATTGAGCGTATTTCAGCAACCAAAGTATCGGCGACTGAAAACCTAAAACAACTACAAAACAAAAATAGTAAGTTGTTGCGCGAAGGTGAAGAACTTAAGGCAAAACGTAACAGAGCTAAGTCTGTACTAGACAAACAGTACAGTCGCTTACTTGAAGATCCAGAAACTGATTTGGTCTCTTTCCAGAAAAGCTACCAAGATGCTTGGGCGGCCGTTAAAGAGAATCAATCGTCTCAACTAGATAATCAACAAGCGATGAACGAGGGTGAAATTCACCTTTCTCAAATCAAGCAAAAGCAAGCGCGTCTTAATAATGAGCTGGCTAACTTGAGAGAGTCAAAAGTTGAAGCGCGCGTTAAGCGTATCGCAACAGAGCTTCGTGAAAGTGCGGTTCTTGAAACCAGCTACACCACTACTTGTGCATCAACAATGACACTCGGTGAATGTACATCTCAAGGCAAACACCTAACGAACCAAAAAGCCGTTCAAACGTTCAAGAGCCAATTACTTGAGCAGCTCACAGAAAGCACACTAGCGAAGCAAAACTTGCAGGGTGTTCAACTGAACATTCATGTTCAAGACAGCCAAGCAATTAAGAGTGGTTTCTCTGGCAACAACGCGTACTTCATGCAGATACAAGCTCAGCTTCAAGCGAAACCAGAAGCCATTGCCGCTTGTAACCTATTGAATGTGTCTACGCGCTACTGTCTAACAGGCAGCCAAGCCGCTGTCGTTAAGAAAAATGACAAGCAGTGGGCTAACGTGACGGTACGTTCTGATCAGTACAATGATTCAGTCACCATTAACGGCATCAAGTATGGCAGCACACCAATTGAGGTTGCACTACCAAGCGGACGTCACCAAGTAACCATTTCAAAACAGGGTTACGAATCTTACAACCGCTCTGTAACCATCAATGGCAGCGATACCATCTGGGTTAAGCTTCTTCCTAGTAAGCAAAGCTAA
- a CDS encoding helix-turn-helix transcriptional regulator has product MALQLNKKLISSLCRSLRDKTLPEPLNSIHRSLFEQLPGCWGCKDTESVFVYANLAYNQLIGLMPGESCTGLTDFDMPSQTTECAQDFRAQDKHVMDTRCTLKILDIHPYPDGRWHAHIFTKTPWLDDNDNVQGTIFYGQELTDTAILEVGHWVCQATCEKGNQASIAGSKPRVSKLQKKLTARESEVLFLLLFGKKPQYIALTLNISIKTVEGHVARLKQKFDARSKSQLIEFALDSGLGSVIPETLLKKQISVVLHSD; this is encoded by the coding sequence TTGGCATTGCAGCTCAATAAGAAACTGATATCATCATTGTGTCGCAGCTTACGAGATAAAACTTTGCCAGAACCTCTCAACTCCATACATCGCTCTTTATTTGAACAACTTCCAGGCTGCTGGGGCTGTAAAGATACTGAGTCCGTTTTCGTATACGCGAATCTCGCTTACAACCAATTGATTGGGTTGATGCCGGGAGAAAGTTGTACTGGCTTAACCGATTTCGATATGCCGAGCCAAACAACCGAATGTGCGCAGGATTTTAGAGCTCAAGATAAACATGTGATGGACACGCGCTGCACGCTCAAGATCCTCGATATTCATCCTTATCCAGACGGGCGTTGGCACGCACATATCTTTACCAAGACCCCTTGGCTTGATGACAATGACAATGTCCAAGGCACTATCTTCTATGGTCAAGAGCTCACTGATACCGCCATTTTAGAGGTTGGCCATTGGGTGTGTCAGGCGACGTGTGAGAAAGGAAATCAGGCATCGATAGCAGGCTCAAAACCGCGAGTGTCTAAGCTGCAAAAGAAGCTGACTGCACGAGAATCAGAAGTGTTGTTCTTATTGCTGTTCGGTAAGAAACCCCAATACATCGCACTGACGTTAAATATCTCAATCAAGACCGTCGAAGGCCATGTCGCGAGATTGAAGCAGAAGTTCGATGCTCGCAGTAAAAGCCAATTGATTGAATTTGCATTGGATTCAGGGCTAGGTTCGGTGATTCCAGAGACTCTGCTCAAAAAACAGATCTCAGTTGT
- the putA gene encoding bifunctional proline dehydrogenase/L-glutamate gamma-semialdehyde dehydrogenase PutA: protein MFTATDVLKPEFNEQSLDDLWTLISPLYMVDETQWLEQLLPLATPSESEKQQITDKTTSLIESIRADKTSIQMIDALLLEYSLDTQEGILLMCLAEALMRIPDSATADALIRDKLSVADWKSHLKNSDSVFVNASTWGLMLTGKVVGLSSNEQSAGQAVNRLVNKLSEPVIRKAMHQAMKVMGHQFVLGRSIAEAQKNGKSMRDKGFTYSYDMLGEAALTTADANKYFKDYLMAIEAVGRDTYVSSTSSPAPSVSIKLSALHPRYEVANEERVLTELCDTLEQLLRRAVELDVAITIDAEEADRLELSLKLFEKLYRTDLVKGWGKFGLVIQAYSKRALPVLVWLNRLAKEQGDLIPLRLVKGAYWDSEIKWSQQAGFTDYPVYTRKEATDVAYLACARYLLSPSVRGNIFPQFASHNAHTVSAIAVMTEHKDFEFQRLHGMGDSLYNHAMEAYQQSVRIYAPVGSHKDLLPYLVRRLLENGANSSFVHRLVDARCPVAELTQHPVDMLLAFDTLHNTKIPLPPAVFPERKNSYGVNIDIESEAHQFEAQVKTFLNNQWTAGPVINGESLAESMIKADQNVEQVTAPYDRRINVGQVAFANLDHVSAAITGADAAYADWNATSVETKAAALDKLADLMEDNLAELVAICHQEAGKTIHDSVDEVREAVDFCRYYAKQADNLQGFELKGFDGQTRIASRQGRGVFVCISPWNFPLAIFLGQITAALVAGNTVVAKPAEQTSLIAARAVELMNEAGFPAGTIQLLPGRGAEIGSALTSHDAIAGVAFTGSTPTAQRINVSLASRNAKPVPFIAETGGQNAMIVDSTALPEQVVRDVIRSAFASAGQRCSALRVLYIQEDIADRVVGLIHGAMDELSVGIPHLHKTDVGPVIDQNAKQKLLAHLENMTNTQKKVAQLSLGSDCEHGDFVPPSAFEIDDISCLKEEQFGPVLHIVRFKASELAQVVDQINQTGFGLTMGIHSRNETTYRWIEKHVRVGNCYINRDQVGAVVGVQPFGGQGLSGTGPKAGGPHYLYRFTDVHFSQSQDKA from the coding sequence ATGTTTACAGCTACTGATGTGTTAAAGCCAGAATTCAACGAGCAGTCGCTTGATGATCTTTGGACGCTTATCTCACCATTATATATGGTGGATGAAACCCAATGGCTAGAGCAACTTCTGCCGCTAGCTACCCCTTCTGAGTCTGAAAAGCAGCAAATTACAGACAAAACGACGTCGTTGATTGAGTCTATCCGTGCGGATAAAACATCTATTCAAATGATCGACGCTTTGTTGCTTGAATACAGTTTAGATACTCAAGAAGGCATCTTGCTAATGTGTCTGGCGGAAGCCTTGATGCGTATTCCTGATTCGGCAACGGCTGATGCACTGATTCGCGACAAACTTAGCGTTGCGGATTGGAAATCTCACCTGAAGAATTCTGACTCGGTTTTTGTTAACGCATCAACTTGGGGCCTAATGCTAACAGGCAAGGTGGTTGGACTTTCATCTAACGAGCAGAGTGCAGGTCAAGCAGTTAACCGCTTAGTGAACAAGCTTTCTGAGCCAGTGATTCGTAAAGCGATGCATCAAGCAATGAAGGTGATGGGTCACCAATTTGTTCTTGGCCGCAGCATTGCTGAAGCGCAAAAGAACGGTAAGTCTATGCGTGACAAAGGTTTTACCTACTCATATGACATGCTAGGTGAAGCGGCACTGACCACTGCAGACGCAAACAAATACTTCAAAGATTACCTAATGGCGATTGAAGCCGTAGGTCGAGACACGTATGTTTCTTCAACATCGAGCCCTGCACCGTCTGTTTCTATTAAGCTTTCTGCGCTTCACCCACGTTACGAAGTAGCGAATGAAGAACGCGTATTGACGGAACTGTGCGACACGCTAGAGCAGCTATTGCGCCGAGCAGTAGAGCTTGATGTTGCAATTACGATTGATGCTGAAGAAGCGGATCGCCTAGAGCTTTCTCTTAAATTATTCGAAAAACTGTACCGTACCGATCTTGTAAAAGGTTGGGGTAAATTTGGTCTGGTTATTCAAGCTTACTCAAAGCGTGCACTACCAGTTCTAGTATGGCTAAACCGCTTAGCGAAAGAGCAGGGTGATTTGATCCCGCTTCGTTTGGTGAAAGGCGCTTACTGGGATAGCGAAATTAAATGGTCGCAACAAGCTGGCTTTACTGATTACCCAGTTTACACACGCAAAGAAGCGACAGACGTAGCTTACCTTGCATGTGCGCGTTACCTGTTGAGCCCAAGTGTTCGTGGCAATATCTTCCCGCAGTTTGCGAGTCACAATGCCCATACGGTTTCTGCTATTGCAGTGATGACTGAGCACAAAGACTTTGAATTCCAACGCTTACACGGCATGGGTGATTCTCTTTACAACCATGCGATGGAAGCGTACCAACAGTCAGTACGTATCTACGCACCGGTTGGCAGCCATAAAGACCTTCTGCCATACCTAGTACGTCGCTTGCTAGAAAATGGCGCAAACAGTTCGTTTGTACACCGTCTAGTGGATGCACGTTGCCCTGTGGCAGAACTGACTCAACACCCAGTCGATATGCTTCTGGCATTCGATACATTACATAACACCAAGATTCCATTACCACCGGCTGTATTCCCTGAGCGTAAAAACTCTTACGGTGTGAACATTGATATCGAGAGTGAAGCGCATCAGTTTGAAGCACAGGTAAAAACATTCCTTAACAATCAATGGACTGCTGGCCCTGTGATCAACGGTGAATCTCTTGCCGAAAGCATGATCAAGGCTGATCAGAACGTTGAGCAAGTAACCGCACCTTACGATCGTCGTATTAATGTGGGTCAGGTGGCTTTCGCTAACCTTGATCATGTTTCCGCAGCGATCACTGGCGCAGACGCGGCATATGCTGATTGGAACGCGACTTCAGTGGAAACCAAAGCGGCTGCACTTGATAAGCTGGCTGACCTGATGGAAGACAACCTGGCTGAGCTGGTGGCGATTTGTCATCAAGAAGCGGGTAAGACAATTCACGATAGTGTTGATGAAGTACGTGAAGCGGTCGACTTCTGTCGTTACTACGCAAAACAAGCTGACAACCTACAAGGTTTCGAACTAAAAGGTTTTGATGGCCAAACACGAATCGCTTCTCGACAAGGTCGTGGTGTGTTCGTTTGTATCAGCCCTTGGAACTTCCCTTTAGCCATCTTCCTTGGCCAAATTACAGCGGCATTGGTTGCAGGTAACACGGTTGTGGCGAAGCCTGCCGAGCAAACAAGCTTGATTGCAGCTCGCGCGGTTGAACTGATGAATGAAGCGGGCTTCCCTGCTGGCACTATTCAGTTATTACCAGGTCGTGGTGCTGAGATCGGCAGTGCACTAACCAGCCATGATGCGATTGCTGGCGTTGCCTTTACTGGCTCAACACCAACAGCGCAACGTATCAACGTGTCACTGGCAAGCCGTAACGCTAAGCCTGTTCCGTTTATCGCGGAAACTGGTGGTCAGAACGCAATGATCGTCGACAGTACAGCACTACCTGAACAGGTGGTTCGTGATGTGATTCGTTCTGCGTTTGCTTCTGCAGGCCAGCGTTGTTCTGCACTGCGTGTGCTTTACATCCAAGAAGACATTGCAGATCGCGTAGTTGGATTGATTCACGGTGCAATGGATGAACTGAGTGTAGGTATCCCACATCTTCATAAAACGGATGTTGGTCCGGTTATCGACCAAAATGCGAAACAGAAGTTGTTGGCTCACTTAGAAAACATGACTAATACCCAGAAGAAGGTGGCGCAACTTTCTTTAGGTTCTGATTGTGAACATGGTGACTTTGTTCCACCAAGTGCGTTTGAAATAGATGACATTAGCTGTTTGAAAGAAGAGCAGTTTGGCCCTGTGCTGCACATTGTTCGCTTCAAAGCGAGTGAGTTGGCGCAAGTGGTAGACCAAATTAACCAAACGGGCTTTGGCTTAACCATGGGTATTCACAGCCGCAACGAGACAACTTACCGTTGGATCGAAAAGCACGTGCGCGTGGGTAACTGCTACATCAACCGTGACCAAGTGGGCGCTGTTGTTGGTGTTCAACCATTTGGCGGTCAAGGTTTGTCGGGTACAGGCCCTAAAGCGGGTGGTCCTCACTACCTATATCGCTTTACTGATGTTCATTTTTCTCAATCACAAGACAAGGCATAA
- the putP gene encoding sodium/proline symporter PutP produces the protein MENSFAITTTFIAYLIMMLAIGVIAYKRTSNSTDYFLGGRSLGPWPAALSAGASDMSGWLLLGLPGYAYAAGFEAFWLAGGLLVGTWANWLISAKRLRTYSITTESLTLPEFLSRRFNDNSKLIQTISAFFILLFFLFYTSSGLVAGGKLFETVFGLDYTTAVIIGTVCVVSYTLFGGFLAVSWTDLVQGLLMSAALLIVPIAAMDGGLGQLSTDLHNINPELLTLWNDAKGEPLSAIAIISLAAWGLGYFGQPHILARFKATRSNKDLVTARRIAVIWTALSMIGAMLVGLVGLIYVTNSGAPKLDDGEKIFMLLVNAMFHPVIAGILLAAILAAIMSTADSQLLVSSSAMAEDLYKQVLKKDATSEEIVRVGRFAVILISLIALFLAMTPDSSVLGLVSYAWAGFGAAFGPAIVLSLYWSRMNRNGALAGIVVGGVTIVLWKQFTGGWFDVYEIVPGIILSTLSIVIVSLITGEPEDEVKKQHAEFEKNLVELD, from the coding sequence ATAGAAAACAGTTTTGCAATAACGACGACGTTCATTGCGTATCTAATTATGATGCTAGCGATCGGTGTTATTGCTTACAAACGTACATCTAACTCAACTGACTACTTTCTAGGTGGTCGTTCGTTAGGCCCATGGCCTGCTGCACTTTCTGCTGGTGCATCAGACATGAGTGGCTGGTTGCTACTAGGTCTGCCTGGTTACGCTTACGCTGCTGGCTTTGAAGCATTCTGGCTTGCTGGTGGTCTACTTGTGGGTACTTGGGCAAACTGGTTAATCAGTGCTAAACGTCTACGTACTTACAGTATTACGACTGAATCACTGACTCTGCCTGAGTTCTTATCTCGCCGCTTTAATGACAATTCAAAGCTGATACAAACAATTTCTGCTTTCTTTATCCTTTTATTCTTCCTTTTCTACACAAGTTCAGGCTTGGTAGCAGGTGGTAAATTGTTTGAAACAGTATTCGGCCTAGATTACACAACAGCGGTAATCATCGGTACTGTATGTGTGGTTTCTTACACCTTGTTTGGTGGCTTCTTAGCGGTATCTTGGACGGATTTGGTTCAAGGTCTACTGATGTCTGCAGCACTATTGATTGTACCAATTGCTGCAATGGACGGTGGCCTAGGTCAGCTTTCTACTGACTTACACAACATCAACCCAGAGCTATTAACGCTATGGAATGATGCGAAGGGTGAGCCGCTTTCTGCTATTGCGATCATCTCTCTAGCGGCATGGGGTTTAGGTTACTTCGGTCAACCACACATCTTGGCTCGTTTTAAAGCAACTCGTTCAAACAAAGATCTTGTGACAGCACGCCGCATTGCGGTTATCTGGACTGCTCTTTCTATGATTGGTGCAATGCTAGTGGGTCTTGTTGGTCTAATTTACGTGACTAACTCTGGCGCACCTAAGCTAGACGATGGCGAGAAGATCTTCATGCTTCTTGTTAACGCGATGTTCCACCCAGTAATCGCAGGTATCCTACTTGCTGCAATCCTAGCGGCAATCATGAGTACTGCGGATTCACAACTTCTTGTTTCTTCATCTGCAATGGCAGAAGATCTGTACAAGCAAGTTCTGAAGAAAGACGCAACGTCAGAAGAGATTGTTCGTGTGGGTCGCTTTGCGGTAATCCTAATCTCTCTTATCGCGCTATTCTTAGCGATGACACCAGACAGCTCAGTACTTGGCCTTGTATCTTACGCATGGGCTGGTTTTGGTGCTGCGTTTGGTCCAGCTATCGTGTTGAGCCTTTACTGGTCTCGTATGAACCGTAACGGCGCTCTAGCGGGTATCGTGGTTGGTGGTGTTACGATTGTACTTTGGAAGCAGTTCACAGGCGGTTGGTTCGATGTGTACGAAATCGTACCAGGAATCATCCTATCGACTCTTTCTATCGTTATCGTGAGCCTAATTACGGGCGAGCCAGAAGACGAAGTGAAGAAGCAACACGCTGAATTCGAGAAGAATCTGGTAGAACTAGATTAG